A single genomic interval of Alteromonas sp. CI.11.F.A3 harbors:
- a CDS encoding DMT family transporter, with protein sequence MATFIGLVAIISWGVLAVLGVYASSVPPFQLLFICFSVSALLLFLKRLIKREPLFTLPKLTLTQWIVATCGLFGFHFCYFLALRYAPPIEASLIAYLWPLMLGIAVANAHQRVFAVIGGALGFIGCGILVTGGESIQFNSEYTLGYGLALICALIWSGYSWFMADTKSDVEDIGWISIAVAALALGSHLTLESSHWDLSFYAWVSAILLGLGPVGGAFYLWDIGLKFGNRQLLASLSFATPVISSIALFLFGISTLSAAISMAIVLIMIGALISNAVPALIMKHRLRQATRA encoded by the coding sequence ATGGCAACGTTTATAGGGCTTGTAGCCATCATTTCATGGGGCGTATTAGCAGTGTTGGGCGTTTACGCATCGTCAGTGCCGCCTTTCCAGTTACTTTTTATCTGCTTTTCAGTTTCTGCGTTATTACTTTTTTTAAAGCGATTAATTAAGCGAGAGCCGTTATTTACATTACCTAAATTAACACTTACCCAATGGATAGTGGCTACCTGTGGTTTATTTGGGTTTCACTTTTGCTATTTCCTAGCCCTTCGCTACGCACCGCCCATTGAAGCAAGCCTTATTGCCTACCTTTGGCCATTGATGCTGGGTATTGCTGTGGCTAACGCGCACCAACGGGTGTTTGCAGTGATAGGAGGTGCATTAGGGTTTATTGGTTGCGGCATTTTAGTCACAGGGGGTGAAAGCATTCAGTTTAATAGCGAATACACTTTGGGCTACGGGCTGGCATTAATCTGCGCCTTAATCTGGTCTGGCTATTCGTGGTTTATGGCTGACACAAAGAGCGATGTTGAAGACATTGGCTGGATATCCATTGCCGTGGCAGCGCTAGCGCTGGGTTCCCACCTAACCCTAGAGTCGAGCCACTGGGATCTTTCATTTTACGCCTGGGTAAGTGCAATACTATTAGGGCTTGGGCCTGTAGGAGGCGCCTTTTACTTATGGGACATTGGGCTCAAATTTGGTAATCGACAATTATTAGCGAGCTTAAGCTTCGCCACGCCTGTCATTTCCAGTATTGCGTTATTTTTGTTTGGAATAAGTACACTGTCTGCCGCAATTTCAATGGCAATAGTGCTTATTATGATTGGCGCGCTAATTAGCAATGCTGTGCCTGCGCTTATTATGAAGCATCGTCTTCGCCAAGCGACAAGAGCCTAA
- a CDS encoding AraC family transcriptional regulator, with amino-acid sequence MKPSLSIRSYTRTMCKHAHDYYQLVLPLNGHIDIALDTFSGSVGVGEGICIAPGFIHGFTADEQAKFIVADLHTVPSNIADGSISADGSISAEGSISAEGSISADGSLPAKGFLLAGGAPTFRISTPMQAFLAYVEVQLTHHISDDENDAMIRLFSTLLAQQQRGVATDKRITPVLSCIHQDVAYPHTIASLAKIACVGATQFKKRFIASTGMGLREYLINVRMEKARALLSNTDMPIIAVAVNVGYDDVSAFTRRFKQHVGMPPTHFKRR; translated from the coding sequence GTGAAGCCGTCATTATCTATTCGTTCCTATACCCGCACTATGTGTAAGCATGCTCATGACTATTACCAGTTAGTATTGCCGCTTAACGGACATATCGATATTGCACTTGATACTTTTAGTGGGAGCGTAGGAGTAGGAGAGGGAATTTGTATAGCACCTGGGTTCATACATGGCTTTACTGCTGATGAACAGGCGAAATTTATTGTAGCGGATTTACACACAGTGCCGAGTAATATTGCAGATGGCTCCATATCTGCTGATGGCTCCATATCAGCTGAAGGCTCCATATCAGCTGAAGGCTCCATATCAGCTGATGGCTCTCTTCCCGCTAAAGGCTTTTTATTGGCTGGCGGCGCTCCCACTTTTCGAATAAGCACACCCATGCAGGCGTTTTTAGCGTACGTGGAAGTGCAGCTAACGCATCATATAAGTGATGATGAAAATGATGCCATGATAAGGTTGTTCTCGACACTTCTAGCCCAGCAGCAGCGGGGTGTTGCCACTGATAAGCGTATTACTCCCGTGCTTTCTTGTATTCACCAAGATGTCGCTTATCCTCACACTATAGCGTCGCTTGCTAAAATTGCCTGTGTGGGAGCAACACAATTCAAAAAGCGCTTTATCGCAAGTACGGGGATGGGGCTAAGGGAATACCTGATTAATGTGCGTATGGAAAAAGCACGGGCCTTACTGAGTAACACAGATATGCCTATTATTGCGGTGGCTGTAAACGTGGGGTATGACGATGTGTCGGCATTTACTCGTCGGTTTAAACAACATGTGGGCATGCCACCTACACACTTCAAACGCCGATAG
- a CDS encoding lytic murein transglycosylase, whose translation MGFKGKGKQWVTAVSMMSALLSGLCSTSAIADEAFSTCTTELANKALEQGVSQETVDAIFPTLAYQARVIELDRSQPEFVQTFPGYFSKRVTDWRTNKGKEMYEKHKDLLHKLSDKYGVPPHYLLAFWGLETNFGNYKGKMPVLDSLATLACDPRRSKYFTQELLVAVKLFERESLTREEMVGSWAGAMGHTQFMPSAYTHYAVDGDNDGQINLWNSEEDALTSAANFLASLGWQRGFRWGREVQLPENFDYQLSGYKNRRTIAQWNELGVKQADASPLGEDDTKAYVVVPAGHAGPAFVGYQNFRVIMRWNNSEFYAIAVGVLADRISGASGIIAPLPDLPAYSRNDIIGLQKKLNDRGFDVGTPDGIIGPATREGIRNYQIANEMIADGFPGLNVMQSLNLVDKSA comes from the coding sequence ATGGGTTTTAAGGGTAAAGGGAAGCAGTGGGTTACTGCTGTATCAATGATGTCGGCACTGCTTTCAGGGCTTTGCAGCACTTCTGCAATAGCCGATGAGGCATTTTCCACGTGTACCACTGAACTTGCTAACAAAGCACTTGAGCAAGGTGTGAGTCAAGAAACTGTTGATGCCATTTTCCCCACATTAGCATACCAAGCACGTGTTATTGAGCTTGATAGAAGCCAACCAGAATTCGTTCAAACCTTTCCAGGCTACTTTAGTAAACGTGTAACCGATTGGCGCACGAACAAGGGCAAGGAAATGTATGAAAAGCACAAGGACTTGCTGCACAAATTAAGTGACAAGTACGGTGTGCCGCCACACTATTTGCTAGCGTTTTGGGGTCTTGAAACTAACTTTGGTAATTACAAAGGCAAAATGCCCGTTCTCGATTCGTTAGCCACGCTGGCTTGCGATCCCCGTAGAAGCAAATACTTTACACAAGAGCTTTTAGTGGCAGTAAAGTTATTTGAGCGTGAGTCACTCACCCGTGAAGAAATGGTCGGCTCTTGGGCTGGTGCTATGGGTCATACTCAATTTATGCCATCGGCTTATACCCATTACGCGGTAGATGGCGACAATGATGGTCAAATTAACTTATGGAACAGTGAAGAAGATGCCCTAACCTCTGCGGCCAACTTTCTTGCGAGTTTAGGCTGGCAACGAGGCTTTCGTTGGGGCCGTGAAGTGCAGCTTCCAGAGAATTTTGACTATCAACTCTCTGGGTATAAAAACCGCCGCACTATCGCTCAGTGGAATGAACTTGGCGTAAAGCAAGCCGATGCAAGCCCGTTGGGTGAAGACGACACCAAAGCGTACGTGGTAGTGCCTGCAGGTCATGCCGGCCCCGCGTTTGTGGGTTACCAAAACTTTCGCGTGATCATGCGTTGGAACAATTCAGAATTTTACGCCATTGCCGTAGGCGTGTTAGCCGATAGGATTTCTGGGGCATCCGGCATTATTGCTCCCCTGCCTGATTTACCGGCTTACAGCAGAAACGATATTATTGGTTTACAGAAAAAACTGAACGATCGCGGCTTCGATGTTGGCACCCCAGATGGAATAATTGGCCCTGCCACCCGTGAAGGTATTCGCAACTATCAAATTGCAAACGAGATGATTGCTGATGGCTTCCCAGGCCTTAACGTGATGCAGTCGTTAAACTTGGTTGATAAGAGTGCCTAG
- the purU gene encoding formyltetrahydrofolate deformylase yields the protein MQQTFRLVIDCPDQIGLVASVSQFLASHGATIVEANHHTDLQTGRFFMRHEIGADSIGLDYDSFLAEFAPLANEFQMNWKLSDSGKKQRVALLGSVESHCMVDLLHRWHTGELDCDIPCIIGNHPQMKQFADWYKVPFHWVDFKALGKEAAFAQISTLLEEYKIDLTVLARFMQILPDTLCQQLQGKAINIHHSFLPSFAGAKPYQQAYDRGVKLIGATCHYVTKDLDEGPIIEQSVKRISHSDSAVDMVRKGKDCEVTALAHGVRYHLEDRVIIHRNKTVVFA from the coding sequence ATGCAACAAACGTTTCGATTAGTAATAGATTGCCCTGACCAAATTGGCTTAGTTGCCAGTGTTTCTCAGTTTTTAGCTAGCCATGGTGCCACCATTGTTGAAGCTAACCATCACACCGATTTACAAACCGGTAGATTCTTTATGCGCCACGAAATTGGTGCCGATTCTATTGGGTTAGATTACGACAGCTTTTTAGCAGAATTTGCGCCTTTGGCTAACGAATTCCAAATGAATTGGAAGCTCTCTGATTCAGGCAAGAAGCAGCGCGTTGCCTTGCTAGGCAGTGTGGAATCTCACTGTATGGTTGATTTACTGCATCGCTGGCACACCGGTGAGCTTGATTGCGATATTCCGTGCATTATTGGTAACCACCCGCAAATGAAGCAATTTGCTGATTGGTACAAAGTACCGTTTCACTGGGTAGACTTTAAAGCTCTTGGTAAAGAAGCGGCGTTTGCGCAAATCTCAACCTTGTTGGAAGAGTATAAAATCGACCTGACGGTACTTGCCCGTTTTATGCAAATTTTGCCCGATACGCTATGCCAACAGCTTCAAGGTAAAGCCATTAATATTCACCATAGCTTTTTACCGAGCTTTGCTGGGGCTAAACCTTACCAACAGGCTTACGATCGCGGCGTTAAGTTAATTGGGGCAACCTGCCATTACGTCACAAAAGACCTAGACGAAGGCCCTATTATTGAGCAAAGCGTAAAGCGTATTAGTCACAGCGACAGCGCGGTTGATATGGTAAGAAAAGGCAAAGACTGTGAAGTAACCGCTCTTGCCCATGGCGTACGTTATCATTTAGAAGACCGCGTAATTATTCATCGCAATAAAACCGTGGTATTTGCGTAA
- a CDS encoding DUF808 domain-containing protein, which produces MAAANLLALLDDIATLMDDIAVMSKVAAKKTAGVLGDDLALNANQVQGVKADRELPVVWAVAKGSLLNKVILVPAALLISAFVPSLITVLLVLGGLYLCFEGAEKLLHKYLPHDDESAEREARINALADEKVDMVAFEKEKIKGAIRTDFILSAEIIVIALGSVTDATFTTQVGVLVALSIAITLGVYGLVAGIVKMDDVGLYLLRKSLTGTMNSLQRFFGRALLIAAPILMKTLAIVGTIAMFLVGGGILTHNIGFLHHTAVWFSELAPSIFTVMAIIADGLAGLIAGAILAVTFTLVSRLRKN; this is translated from the coding sequence GTGGCCGCTGCGAACTTATTAGCCCTTCTCGATGATATCGCGACATTAATGGATGACATTGCTGTTATGTCGAAAGTGGCAGCAAAGAAAACTGCTGGTGTTCTGGGTGATGATTTGGCGCTTAACGCTAACCAAGTACAGGGCGTGAAAGCTGACAGAGAATTACCCGTTGTGTGGGCCGTAGCGAAAGGCTCATTGCTGAACAAGGTTATCTTGGTTCCTGCCGCTTTGCTTATTAGCGCTTTTGTGCCTTCGTTGATCACCGTACTTCTTGTACTAGGTGGGCTGTATTTGTGCTTTGAAGGGGCTGAAAAGCTGCTTCATAAATACTTACCGCATGATGATGAGTCAGCAGAACGTGAAGCAAGAATAAACGCCCTAGCTGATGAAAAAGTAGATATGGTTGCGTTTGAAAAAGAGAAGATTAAAGGCGCTATTCGTACTGACTTCATACTTTCTGCGGAAATTATTGTTATTGCGCTAGGTAGCGTAACAGATGCGACTTTTACCACCCAAGTAGGCGTATTAGTAGCGCTTAGTATTGCTATTACGTTAGGGGTTTATGGGCTGGTGGCAGGTATTGTTAAGATGGATGATGTGGGGCTGTATTTACTGCGTAAATCACTCACGGGCACCATGAATAGCCTTCAACGCTTCTTTGGCCGTGCGCTATTAATTGCTGCGCCTATTTTAATGAAAACCCTTGCGATAGTCGGCACCATTGCCATGTTTTTGGTGGGCGGCGGCATTCTTACCCACAACATTGGTTTTTTGCATCACACCGCAGTGTGGTTCAGCGAACTCGCGCCATCGATTTTTACGGTAATGGCTATCATTGCTGATGGGCTTGCGGGCCTAATAGCAGGCGCTATTTTAGCAGTCACCTTCACCCTGGTTTCTCGGTTACGTAAAAACTAA
- the mrcB gene encoding penicillin-binding protein 1B — MAFSVAKKVAKKQTKAASKPKSFSIMKLFLRVFLIGVVVLGAYAFYLDAQIKHEFSGNKWEVPAQIFARPLALSKGQEITPTEVIDELTLLGYRKVNEADSSGEYSYRNGILNIQRRAFHFPEGAEGLRHIEITWQGSRISLIQDRTQTRPFGTIKLEPWLVTRMVSGSQEDRMLVTLDTIPDMLPKALTLVEDRNFYNHHGVAPLSILRALLANIAAGRTVQGGSTLTQQLVKNMFLTRERSIVRKAKEAIMAVIIDARYSKSEIIQAYLNEVFLGQNGDMAVHGFGLASYFYFDRPANELSTTEIATLVAIIKGPSYYNPRKHPERVKERRDLVLRMLFDENEIDRSQYERAINMPLGLASGASLASGKHPAFMEQVRRELADILADSSLRDSGVKVFTTLDIVAQRRAEKALSGTIASLQTNRKNPLQGAMVVTDSAKGEVRAIVGGKDYSFKGFNRALGAKRPIGSLIKPAVYLSALEDPTQFNLATPLEDQPITLESRNGQQWSPLNYDKEFRGQVPLIQGLVESLNVPTVNLGMQVGLDVIADTIARLGVTSQVNLVPSLTLGAVELTPFVTNQMYQTLSNGGRYVPLHTVSSVVTADNALLWKKAEFYAQRTDEAATYLLNYALYKVTVEGTAKQVGANFGNVNMAGKTGTTDDYRDSWFSGFDRNNVVTVWVGNDDNLPVNLTGASGALPVFINYMKSQSPKSLSRRFPEGLGIAHFDAKTGAVVIAGCTGSMSVPAILDVLPPAQQDCSGKAVKPDGEKEGEKKSWWERIFG, encoded by the coding sequence ATGGCATTCTCAGTGGCAAAAAAAGTGGCAAAAAAACAGACTAAAGCGGCATCCAAACCAAAATCTTTTTCAATAATGAAACTATTCTTACGCGTATTTTTGATAGGCGTAGTGGTACTGGGTGCCTATGCTTTTTATTTAGATGCGCAGATCAAACATGAATTTTCAGGCAACAAATGGGAAGTCCCCGCTCAGATTTTTGCTCGCCCGTTAGCGCTGAGTAAAGGGCAAGAAATTACCCCCACAGAAGTGATTGATGAATTAACCTTGTTGGGATACCGCAAAGTTAACGAGGCAGATAGTAGCGGTGAATACAGTTATCGAAATGGTATCTTAAATATTCAGCGCCGGGCTTTTCACTTCCCAGAAGGCGCTGAAGGGCTTCGTCATATAGAGATCACGTGGCAAGGCAGTCGAATTAGCCTAATTCAGGATAGAACTCAAACTCGTCCTTTCGGCACGATAAAGCTTGAACCATGGTTAGTTACGCGCATGGTAAGTGGTAGTCAGGAAGACAGAATGTTGGTCACACTGGACACTATTCCCGACATGCTGCCAAAAGCGCTAACCTTGGTTGAAGATCGCAACTTTTATAATCACCATGGTGTGGCGCCTTTATCTATATTGCGGGCGCTATTAGCCAATATTGCAGCGGGCAGAACCGTACAAGGTGGTAGCACGCTTACCCAGCAATTAGTCAAAAATATGTTTCTAACTCGCGAGCGCTCAATTGTGCGTAAAGCGAAAGAAGCCATTATGGCGGTGATTATAGATGCCAGATATTCCAAGTCGGAAATCATTCAAGCCTATTTAAATGAAGTTTTCTTAGGGCAAAATGGTGACATGGCGGTACACGGTTTCGGACTGGCGAGTTATTTTTATTTTGACCGCCCAGCGAATGAATTGAGCACAACTGAAATTGCTACACTTGTGGCGATTATCAAAGGCCCTTCTTATTATAATCCACGTAAACACCCCGAGCGCGTTAAAGAGCGCCGAGACTTGGTGCTGCGTATGTTATTTGATGAAAATGAAATCGACCGCAGCCAATATGAGCGGGCGATAAATATGCCGCTAGGTTTGGCTAGTGGCGCGAGTTTAGCCAGCGGCAAACACCCTGCTTTTATGGAGCAAGTACGACGAGAGCTTGCAGATATTCTAGCCGACTCAAGCCTGCGTGACTCGGGTGTAAAAGTGTTTACCACCTTAGATATCGTGGCCCAGCGCCGAGCTGAAAAAGCCCTTTCGGGTACGATTGCAAGTTTACAAACGAATAGAAAAAATCCTCTTCAAGGCGCGATGGTTGTCACCGACAGTGCGAAAGGGGAAGTGCGTGCGATAGTGGGTGGTAAAGATTATTCATTTAAAGGGTTTAACCGAGCATTGGGGGCCAAGCGTCCAATTGGTTCATTAATAAAACCTGCGGTGTATTTATCGGCACTTGAAGATCCAACCCAGTTTAATTTAGCCACGCCGCTGGAAGATCAACCTATCACGCTAGAAAGCCGCAATGGGCAGCAATGGTCACCGTTAAATTACGATAAAGAATTCAGAGGACAGGTGCCGCTTATTCAGGGGTTGGTTGAATCATTGAATGTGCCTACTGTTAATTTAGGCATGCAAGTGGGGCTTGATGTTATTGCTGACACTATTGCGCGATTAGGCGTTACCTCTCAGGTTAATTTGGTGCCTTCTCTCACGTTAGGGGCAGTTGAGTTAACGCCGTTTGTGACTAACCAAATGTACCAAACGCTATCAAACGGTGGGCGCTATGTGCCTCTGCATACGGTAAGTTCCGTTGTCACTGCTGACAATGCACTGTTGTGGAAAAAAGCTGAATTCTACGCGCAGCGAACCGATGAAGCCGCTACTTATTTACTAAATTACGCCTTGTATAAAGTCACAGTAGAAGGGACGGCAAAACAAGTAGGCGCGAACTTTGGTAACGTGAATATGGCAGGTAAAACCGGTACTACAGATGATTACCGTGATAGTTGGTTCAGCGGCTTTGATCGCAACAATGTGGTTACTGTGTGGGTAGGAAATGATGATAACTTGCCAGTGAATTTAACCGGTGCTAGTGGTGCCTTACCAGTTTTTATTAATTATATGAAGTCTCAGTCACCTAAGTCTTTATCTCGCCGCTTCCCTGAAGGACTGGGTATTGCGCACTTTGATGCCAAGACCGGCGCGGTTGTGATTGCCGGATGTACGGGCAGCATGAGTGTACCTGCTATTCTCGATGTGTTGCCGCCTGCGCAACAAGATTGCTCTGGTAAAGCGGTGAAGCCTGATGGAGAAAAAGAGGGCGAAAAGAAAAGCTGGTGGGAAAGAATATTTGGATAA
- the thpR gene encoding RNA 2',3'-cyclic phosphodiesterase yields MRCFIGLDLHSTEKLALDSWRQQALPEVTARNMFTLSEGRAQNEGRRKKGKESKGKRRDSGASQPYAVNAANYHMTLSFLGHITHRQHEALVAELDTLVHSPFSLTLDTTGIWNGPKILFAAPESPPAELMALAKSTRKAARAAAIEVDGKGFSPHVTVIRKATVALPVPLYTPHVEMHASAFHLFESVSTPQGVTYPIRQSWNLRHNMSVREKLRRGINDE; encoded by the coding sequence ATGCGTTGTTTCATTGGTTTAGATTTACATTCAACAGAAAAGTTAGCCCTTGATAGTTGGCGGCAACAAGCCCTTCCAGAGGTGACAGCCCGCAACATGTTCACTCTTTCTGAGGGCCGAGCCCAAAACGAAGGTAGAAGGAAAAAAGGTAAAGAAAGTAAAGGTAAAAGGCGTGACTCAGGTGCATCCCAACCTTATGCGGTAAACGCAGCCAATTACCATATGACCTTAAGTTTTCTTGGCCATATTACTCACCGTCAGCATGAGGCGTTAGTCGCTGAACTCGATACGCTAGTACATTCACCATTTTCCCTAACGTTAGACACTACCGGTATTTGGAATGGCCCAAAGATTCTCTTCGCCGCACCAGAGTCACCACCAGCAGAGCTTATGGCGTTGGCTAAATCGACTCGTAAAGCCGCCAGAGCGGCAGCGATAGAAGTGGATGGCAAAGGATTTTCGCCCCATGTCACTGTTATTCGAAAAGCCACAGTGGCGCTACCTGTGCCTTTGTATACACCTCATGTAGAAATGCACGCCTCGGCGTTTCACTTGTTTGAATCAGTCTCAACACCGCAAGGGGTTACGTACCCAATTAGGCAAAGTTGGAATTTAAGGCACAATATGTCGGTGCGTGAAAAGCTACGCCGAGGAATTAATGATGAGTAG
- a CDS encoding ATP-dependent RNA helicase yields MLQPLLHLPAAQLIEPVHTAISNNNLIIGAPPGAGKSTVLPLSLLSAIPQGKVLLMQPRRVVVRNLANYLAGILNENVGDTVGYRIKGESKVGKNTRLELITEGILARMIQSDPELTGVSAIVFDEFHERSIHSDFGLALALDVQGGLREDLRLVVMSATLDVEPLTALMDNHGAVPAINLNAEGRTFPVNMHYSKDVLAHEVVSATAEMTTRAFSQHQGDVLVFLPGSGAIRGVAQRLSTLVDKYDVALHSLFGAMGKDAQQAAINPDPQGRRKIILATNIAETSLTIEGVKVVVDSMWENQAQYNPSSGFTQLMQQRISRASAIQRAGRAGRVSEGDCYRLCSQSSFERMAQHNAPQVLREDVSSLLLDALQWGATPSSLAMLTQPSPAQLKVARYNLTAIDALKAHDDSQIITPYGRTLSNIPCHPNLANLLVRCEQGVQGVGPAMQRKLKCAAPIVVALAENLGGQFTQTYVIDALLNLDGQTRKQLHQQASKYAKYVGVNQNDLDINGIDEDALALCIAIAFPQRVAFYRGLGSDKANGGVNGKQKGQGARQKTTQGEFQQSGYKLASGKGGELEQHSPPQWLAVLHGQQTGNTVKFRLAQPIDEALLRAVFPDEFTHKKQVRFNITKKAMEARVITGFHAIDLASEPVSGQEKQQDNSFWKKQTAHAWFEYLENIPVSEWPLTDGDWQWWNRLKLAASLNLPQPQAFDKSDPWPQSLPALMHSAKEALIEPLSRCESLTKLQKLPWKNTLNNALSWPQQDALASLLPTHIAIPTGRDAALEYRDNGDVVLAVRMQEMYSQTASLTVAGGKTNIVYELLSPAGRPLQTTKDLAGFWTGSYLAIQKEMKGRYPKHFWPDEPATATPTARTKKAMG; encoded by the coding sequence ATGTTACAGCCGTTACTACATTTACCTGCCGCCCAGCTAATAGAGCCCGTTCACACGGCGATTAGTAATAATAACCTTATCATAGGTGCCCCGCCGGGTGCAGGTAAGTCGACGGTTCTCCCACTTTCTCTATTAAGCGCGATACCACAGGGCAAAGTGTTGTTGATGCAGCCTCGCCGCGTAGTCGTAAGGAATTTGGCGAATTACCTGGCAGGTATACTCAATGAAAACGTGGGCGACACAGTAGGTTATCGAATTAAAGGTGAAAGCAAAGTAGGAAAGAACACCCGCCTCGAACTTATTACCGAAGGTATACTCGCCAGAATGATTCAGTCTGACCCTGAACTGACTGGGGTATCGGCCATTGTATTTGATGAATTTCATGAACGCAGCATTCATAGCGACTTCGGTTTAGCCTTAGCACTCGATGTGCAAGGGGGCTTGCGGGAAGATCTCCGCCTAGTGGTAATGTCTGCCACCCTTGATGTAGAGCCGCTGACTGCATTAATGGATAATCACGGGGCTGTGCCTGCAATTAACCTCAATGCTGAAGGGCGAACTTTCCCCGTTAATATGCATTACAGCAAAGATGTGCTTGCCCATGAAGTGGTTAGCGCTACCGCTGAAATGACGACCCGAGCCTTTTCTCAGCATCAAGGTGATGTGTTGGTTTTCTTGCCAGGAAGCGGGGCCATTCGAGGCGTGGCACAACGACTCTCTACGTTGGTAGATAAATATGACGTGGCATTGCACTCACTCTTTGGCGCGATGGGCAAAGACGCCCAGCAAGCTGCGATTAATCCCGACCCACAAGGGCGACGTAAGATTATTCTTGCCACCAATATTGCCGAAACTAGTTTAACCATAGAAGGGGTTAAGGTGGTGGTAGACAGCATGTGGGAGAACCAAGCGCAATATAATCCTTCCAGTGGCTTTACTCAGTTAATGCAGCAACGTATATCCCGTGCCTCGGCTATTCAACGGGCGGGGCGAGCAGGGCGAGTTAGCGAAGGTGATTGCTACCGGCTATGTAGCCAAAGCAGTTTTGAGCGTATGGCGCAACATAACGCCCCGCAGGTATTACGAGAAGATGTGTCGTCCTTATTACTTGATGCGTTGCAATGGGGCGCTACACCCTCATCGTTGGCAATGTTAACTCAGCCAAGCCCTGCGCAGTTAAAGGTGGCTCGTTATAATTTAACCGCCATTGATGCCCTTAAAGCCCATGATGACAGCCAAATAATAACCCCTTATGGCAGAACATTGTCTAACATACCCTGTCATCCGAATTTGGCGAATTTATTAGTACGCTGCGAGCAAGGTGTGCAAGGGGTAGGGCCAGCAATGCAAAGGAAACTTAAATGTGCTGCGCCCATCGTGGTGGCATTGGCCGAAAACCTAGGTGGGCAGTTTACACAAACTTATGTTATTGATGCGCTGTTGAATCTTGATGGTCAAACGCGCAAGCAGCTTCATCAGCAAGCATCTAAATATGCTAAATATGTTGGTGTTAATCAGAACGATTTGGACATTAACGGAATAGATGAAGACGCATTGGCGCTTTGTATTGCTATTGCCTTTCCTCAGCGGGTGGCGTTTTATCGCGGTCTAGGTTCTGACAAGGCGAACGGAGGGGTAAATGGAAAACAAAAAGGACAAGGGGCTAGACAAAAGACTACACAAGGTGAATTTCAACAAAGCGGATATAAGCTCGCCAGTGGCAAGGGCGGTGAGTTAGAGCAGCATTCTCCCCCTCAGTGGTTGGCAGTTTTACATGGTCAGCAAACCGGAAATACGGTGAAATTCAGGTTGGCCCAGCCTATTGATGAAGCGCTGCTTCGCGCTGTGTTCCCAGATGAGTTTACTCATAAAAAACAAGTACGTTTCAATATAACGAAAAAGGCCATGGAAGCACGAGTTATTACCGGTTTTCACGCCATCGACTTAGCCAGTGAACCTGTGTCAGGGCAAGAGAAGCAACAAGATAATAGCTTTTGGAAAAAACAGACTGCTCATGCTTGGTTTGAATATTTAGAGAATATCCCAGTAAGTGAGTGGCCACTAACTGATGGTGACTGGCAATGGTGGAATAGACTCAAACTGGCAGCCTCGTTAAATTTACCTCAGCCGCAGGCGTTCGATAAGTCAGACCCTTGGCCACAGTCTTTGCCGGCATTAATGCACAGCGCAAAAGAGGCATTAATTGAGCCTCTAAGCCGATGTGAGTCGTTGACGAAACTACAAAAATTGCCATGGAAAAACACGCTGAATAATGCACTAAGCTGGCCGCAACAAGATGCCCTAGCTTCACTATTACCAACCCATATTGCTATACCCACAGGACGAGATGCCGCACTTGAGTATCGTGATAATGGTGATGTGGTGTTGGCAGTTAGAATGCAAGAGATGTATAGCCAAACTGCTTCGCTTACGGTAGCCGGTGGCAAAACCAATATTGTGTATGAGTTATTGTCGCCAGCAGGGCGCCCGCTTCAAACCACTAAAGATTTAGCAGGATTTTGGACGGGAAGTTATTTAGCGATTCAAAAAGAAATGAAAGGGCGTTATCCCAAGCACTTTTGGCCAGATGAACCGGCCACAGCTACACCCACCGCCAGAACAAAGAAGGCGATGGGTTAA